A part of Primulina eburnea isolate SZY01 chromosome 10, ASM2296580v1, whole genome shotgun sequence genomic DNA contains:
- the LOC140803495 gene encoding polyadenylate-binding protein 6-like produces MVEADSPQRASLYVGGLHPDVSEKELEETFGAAGQLVSVRLCRDKISHRSLCYAFVNFCFHIDARRALKRLNYTELRGRPMRIMWCEREPISRKTGIGNLFVKNLDASITSARLQEIFSEYGTVISCKVAKENGKSRGYGFVQFGSEDSAMAALDAVHGTMQDGKKLCVSKFVGKSERNNAEPVFTNLYVKNLDEDITNDLLENKFSAFGNICSAVVMKDEKGKSKGFGFVNFGSHEEAKTAMEALNGELFGSKKLFVGRAQKKDERAETLRQIYGETYTISHREFSKNSNLYIKNLDVSVDDKRLTQIFCAHGRVISAKVIRHGDGTSKGFGFVRYSNLEDANKALRSLNGTYVAGQRLYVTMARPREQRTRAGPALYTADWNVLAHKRQPPHCNLPNSYSSIPVPKLSPFHPVLYQNFFPPAFRSFYHFEAMNFQQIFSPYPVQIATSGGSKDNQDLGTRKDQIPQRRMVHKTTDGDTEKSWKGCSPMMPEMNKKWPGFMHSPLRFRYF; encoded by the exons ATGGTGGAAGCCGATTCACCGCAGAGGGCGTCGCTGTACGTGGGCGGTCTGCACCCGGACGTTTCAGAAAAGGAGCTCGAAGAAACTTTTGGAGCTGCCGGCCAACTGGTCTCGGTCCGTCTCTGCCGCGACAAGATATCTCACAGATCCCTATGCTATGCTTTCGTTAACTTCTGCTTTCATATTGATG CTCGTAGAGCTCTAAAACGCCTAAACTACACTGAATTGAGGGGTAGACCTATGAGAATTATGTGGTGTGAAAGAGAACCGATTTCGAGGAAGACGGGTATCGGGAACCTCTTCGTCAAGAATCTTGACGCTTCGATCACCAGTGCTCGATTGCAGGAAATTTTCTCCGAGTATGGGACCGTGATTTCTTGCAAGGTTGCTAAGGAAAATGGGAAGAGCAGGGGCTATGGTTTTGTTCAGTTTGGTTCGGAGGATTCGGCCATGGCAGCTCTGGATGCTGTCCATGGAACAATGCAAGATGGCAAGAAGCT ATGTGTTTCCAAATTCGTCGGAAAGAGTGAGAGAAACAACGCAGAACCAGTTTTCACTAATCTTTATGTGAAAAATCTAGATGAAGACATCACAAATGATCTCCTCGAGAACAAGTTTTCGGCTTTTGGTAACATCTGTAGTGCGGTTGTAATGAAGGATGAGAAGGGCAAATCGAAAGGGTTCGGATTTGTCAATTTCGGTTCGCATGAAGAGGCCAAGACAGCAATGGAGGCTCTGAACGGTGAACTGTTTG GATCAAAGAAACTGTTTGTGGGTAGAGCTCAGAAGAAAGATGAAAGGGCAGAAACGTTAAGACAAATATATGGAGAAACGTACACAATTTCCCATAGGGAATTCTCTAAGAATTCAAATCTGTACATAAAGAATCTTGATGTATCTGTTGACGACAAAAGGTTGACACAAATCTTTTGTGCTCATGGAAGAGTAATCTCAGCAAAAGTGATCCGACACGGGGATGGAACTAGCAAAGGATTTGGATTTGTACGCTACTCAAATCTGGAGGATGCAAATAAGGCTTTACGTTCATTAAACG GGACTTATGTAGCCGGACAGAGACTTTACGTGACCATGGCTCGACCAAGAGAACAGCGAACTCGAGCCGGCCCGGCACTTTACACCGCAGACTGGAATGTCCTTGCACACAAAAGACAGCCACCACATTGCAACCTCCCAAACTCTTATTCTTCGATTCCTGTCCCAAAACTGAGTCCATTCCATCCTGTATTGTACCAGAACTTTTTTCCACCAGCTTTTAGATCATTTTATCATTTCGAAGCTATGAACTTTCAACAGATCTTCTCGCCATAT CCTGTGCAAATTGCAACCTCTGGTGGGAGTAAAGACAATCAGGATCTTGGAACAAGAAAGGATCAAATACCACAGAGGAGAATGGTACACAAGACCACTGATGGAGATACCGAAAAATCATGGAAAGGATGTAGCCCCATGATGCCGGAGATGAACAAGAAATGGCCTGGATTTATGCATTCTCCCCTACGTTTCAGATATTTTTGA
- the LOC140803497 gene encoding inositol oxygenase 1-like has protein sequence MTITIDQSALGSTEVEEKKLNKEGAGFLVPQANSFGHHFRDYEAENERQGGVEAFYKANHINQTYDFVKRMRQEYGKLDKVEMSIWECCELLNDVVDESDPDLDEPQMEHLLQTAEAIRKDYPKEDWLHLTGLIHDLGKVLLHPSFGELPQWAVVGDTFPVGCAFDESIVHRKYFEENPDYKNPAYNTRYGAYEHGCGLENVMMSWGHDDYMYLVAKGNKSTLPSAGFFIIRFHSFYALHRSGAYKHLMNEEDEENLKWLQIFNKYDLYSKSKVRIDVEKVKPYYLSLIQKYFPSKLRW, from the exons ATGACTATCACCATTGATCAGTCTGCTTTGG GCAGTACTGAAGTTGAAGAGAAGAAGTTAAATAAGGAGGGAGCTGGGTTTCTGGTACCACAAGCCAATTCATTCGGCCATCACTTTAG GGATTATGAGGCTGAGAATGAAAGACAAGGAGGAGTTGAAGCATTCTACAAGGCCAATCACATTAACCAAACTTATGACTTC GTAAAGAGAATGAGACAAGAATATGGGAAACTGGACAAGGTTGAAATGAGTATATGGGAATGTTGTGAACTGTTGAACGACGTTGTTGATGAAAGTGATCCTGATCTTGATGAGCCCCAAATGGAGCATTTACTGCAAACAGCTGAAGCCATAAGAAAAGACTATCCTAAAGAGGATTGGTTACACTTGACAGGCCTCATTCACG ATCTTGGAAAGGTCCTTCTTCATCCTAGCTTTGGTGAACTCCCTCAATGGGCTGTTGTAG GTGATACATTTCCTGTTGGATGCGCGTTTGACGAATCAATCGTTCACCGCAAG TATTTCGAGGAAAATCCCGACTACAAGAATCCCGCTTACAATACGAGATATGGAGCATATGAACACGGATGCGGACTTGAAAATGTTATGATGTCTTGGGGGCATGACGATTATATGTATCTG GTGGCTAAGGGAAACAAATCAACCTTACCCTCGGCAGGTTTTTTCATCATCAGATTCCACTCATTCTATG CATTGCATAGGTCAGGAGCGTATAAGCACTTGATGAACGAGGAGGACGAGGAGAATTTGAAATGGcttcaaattttcaa CAAGTATGATTTGTACAGCAAGAGCAAGGTTAGGATTGATGTGGAGAAAGTGAAACCATATTACCTTTCTCTCATTCAAAAG TATTTTCCATCCAAGCTTAGGTGGTGA